Proteins encoded within one genomic window of Rhododendron vialii isolate Sample 1 chromosome 1a, ASM3025357v1:
- the LOC131298398 gene encoding uncharacterized protein LOC131298398, with translation MARDGCLARVTAGVAVGGAVGGAVGAVYGTYEAIRYKVPGLLKIRYIGQTTLGSAAIFGLFLGAGSLIHCGKSY, from the exons ATGGCAAGGGATGGTTGTCTGGCTCGAGTGACCGCAGGTGTAGCAGTCGGTGGTGCTGTCGGAGGCGCTGTCG GTGCTGTGTACGGGACCTATGAGGCTATTAGATACAAG GTTCCTGGACTACTGAAAATCAGGTACATTGGGCAAACCACCCTTGGCAGTGCCGCCATTTTTGGTCTTTTCTTGGGTGCTGGCAGCTTGATACATTGTGGGAAGTCTTACTAA